A single region of the Kwoniella botswanensis chromosome 1, complete sequence genome encodes:
- a CDS encoding ubiquinone biosynthesis protein COQ4, mitochondrial produces the protein MKPSVRLLTPSARPVNYPGHTPLSFSQNALLAVGSGLMGVWTSRGDLVASLSESTASTFLPSLHHRMTLHPEGRQILKDRPTISSDTLVGLRDLKRGTLGREYWEWLDDGKLDPDARAPVQYIDSPTLAYTMLRYRQTHDLYHTLFSLPPTLPHELSLKVFEFSNMSLPVAALSSTFGPFRLKRRETWLRDWVPWALREGKQGKSLVGVYWEKRWEQGIGELRRELGVKRNDQDGVEGRWGGYRKIREEERELRRKGEWIDEPEGW, from the exons ATGAAACCCTCAGTTCGACTACTCACCCCTTCTGCCCGCCCGGTGAATTATCCAGGCCACACCCCACTATCATTCTCCCAAAATGCCCTCTTAGCAGTCGGATCAGGCCTGATGGGCGTCTGGACCTCTCGAGGTGATCTCGTAGCTTCCCTATCCGAATCGACCGCATCGACCTTCTTACCGTCTTTACATCATAGGATGACATTACATCCTGAAGGTAGACAGATATTGAAAGATCGACCGACCATATCTTCCGACACGTTAGTAGGCTTGAGGGACTTGAAAAGAGGTACGTTGGGCAGAGAGTATTGGGAATGGTTGGATGATGGGAAATTAGATCCTGATGCGAGAGCACCT GTCCAATATATCGATTCACCCACTTTGGCATATACGATGCTCCGCTATCGACAGACGCACGATCTCTACCATACACTATTCTCACTCCCTCCTACATTACCTCACGAACTTTCACTGAAGGTATTCGAATTTTCCAACATGTCTCTACCCGTCGCGGCACTCTCATCGACATTTGGACCCTTTCGCttgaaaagaagagaaacatGGCTGAGGGATTGGGTGCCCTGGGCTCTGAGGGAGGGTAAACAGGGGAAGAGCCTGGTGGGGGTGTattgggagaagaggtgggAGCAGGGTATAGGTGAATTAAGGAGGGAGTTAGGTGTGAAGAGGAATGATCAGGATGGGGTGGAAGGCCGATGGGGTGGATATAGGAAGAtaagagaggaagagagggaattgagaagaaagggtgAATGGATAGATGAACCGGAGGGATGGTAA